In bacterium, the sequence GTACGTGCAGGTGTGGAAGGGCGGCGTGACCGACGCGCCGGGCCAGGGTGCGGACATCCAGGTCACGATGAACGTGACGAACAGCCTCGGCGGCAGCGACAGCGTCGTCCTGGCCTTCCTCGGCGACAACGGCGCCAACGACGAGTACACCGGCCAGGTGGCGCAGGCCATGCTGGCGGGCGCCGCGACGGTGACGGTCGACTTCGTCGTGACCGACCTGAGCGACATGACGACCTACGGCCCGATCAACGACCAGGCCGGCAACACGGCCCCGCTGACCTACAACGTGACCAACGTGCTGCCCAATGACGTGGCCGTGACGTTCACGATCTGCATGAGCGGCGAGCCCACCAGCGGCGCGCCCTGCGTGATCGGCTCGGCCGGTGTCATCGGCAGCTGGGGCACGGGCGTGGGCATGACGCAGGTGAGCGGCGATCTCTACAACGTGGTGGTCACCTTCCCCGCCGGCATCAACCCGAACTTCGAGTACAAGTACAAGAAGGACGGCTGCAACAGCTGGGAGGGCGCCAGCAACCGCCCTGTCGCGCTGCCCACGGACGGCACCACGGCCGTGACGCTGGCGACCGACAGCTGGAACAACCTGCCGCTGGGCTGCGGCATCGGCCAGACGCTGACCGAAGCCAAGGTCATCTGCTTCCAGGTCTGTGTGGACGCGGTCGGCACGGCCGGCGGCGTGTGCGTCATCGGCAGCACCCCTGAGCTGTCCGGTTGGACCACGGGCGTGGCGATGACCGAGATCTCCTCGGGCCTGTACCAGGCGTGCATCGCGTACCCCGCCGGCACCCCGATCCCGCTGAACTTCGAGTACAAGTTCAAGAAGGACGGCTGCTCGACCTGGGAGAGCGTCGCGAACCGTCCCTTCACCCTCGACAACGCGAGTGCGTCCGAGACCACCGTTTCCCACAACTGGGATGACGGCATCGGCGCCTGCGCGACGGTCGGCACGGATGACGAGAGCTGGGGCGCGCTGAAGAGCATGTTCCGGTAGTCGTCGGCAAGACCGGTTCGAACGAGCGAGGCCCGGGGTGACCCGGGCCTCGTCTTGCTTGTGCGGTGGTGGCGCAGCGCGGGATCATCGCGCCGCGTCACCGCCCTAGTGCAGGATCAGGATGGAGTTCTGCCCGCCGAAGCCATCGTCCTCGCCCAGCGGGTTGTTCTGGTCGCGCTCCCAGCGGATGCCCCAGTCGATGGCGAACTTGTACTGGTAGCGCCCGGGCTTCAGCGGCAGGACGATCTCCCAGATGCCGTCCTTGTCGTCGTCCTGCATGGAACCCACCGCATGGTCGAAGCGCCCGGAGGCCTTGGTGCCGCACCAGCCGTTCTCGTCCCAGTTGCCGCAGATGTTGACGTGGCGGGCCTGGGGGGCCTCGTAGACGAAGCGCACCGCGTGCTCGAAATCGTCGACGCGGTGCGGCGTCGGCAGGCGGTTGCGCAGGATGCGCGAATAGCTGCAGCCCCCGAGGGCCAGCAGTGCGGCCGCTGCCAGGAGCAGCATCGCGGTGCGGCGACGGGCGCGAACGTGGTGCGACGGGCGCATCGACGATCCTCCTAGAACTGCAGCTGCGCGCGCAGCGTGACGACACGGGCCTTGGCAAGCTGGTCCTCGGCGTCGAGCGCCGTGGCCGTCGGATTGTCGAACAGCCAGCGCTGGCGGTACCACCAGCGGCCGGTCTGGCGACCTCCGTACGCAATCGAGTAGTCGATCGGGTCCACACCCCAGGCGGCGACCAGGTCGAGCTTGCGGATGGGCGTGTAGCGCACGCCGAGGAATGGTGCGAAGAAGTCGCGGTTCTCGTCCTCGGAGCCGGCGGCCTCGCGATGATAGTGGACCCAGCGCACGTCGGCGATCAGGCCGGTGCTGCGCGTCAGGTCGCGGTCGTAGCGCAGGATCAGTTCCAGCGTGCGGTCCCGCAGGCCGGCGATACCGTGGTCGATCCTCGCCAGGCCCCATTCCAGCTCGGCGTGTCCCCGCGGGTCGCTCGGCAGCCCGATGCCGGCGCGGCCGGCGAACCAGGCGCTGTCGCGGCGATGCGTGCCCAGGTTCGTGTCCGCGGGCGCGTCGCGACCGATGGCGGCATAGTCGAGTTCGACACTCGAACGGCGGATCCACAGCGATACGCTGCGTTCATCGCGACGCCAGTCGAGCGACAGTTCGGTGGAATCGAGCGTGGCCACCGCCGGGCTCGGCAACACCGTGTACTGGACCTGCTTGTTGGCGACGTCCTGAGCCAGGAACGAAATGGCCATCTCACGCTCGGCACCCGTGCCGCCGCTGGTGGCGTCCCACAGGTGGCGCAGCCGGCCGTCGAGGCCGTCGCGCGGGGTCCATGCGGCCTCGACCTGGAAGCGCACCTGGGTGCGGTCCAGGAAGGGCAGGCCCATCGCGCCGTTCGTGTTGTTCTGGCCGTACTGGTTGCCCGTCACGAACTGCTGCTTGCGGTCGATGGCCACGCCCTGCACGCCGAGCAGCCACGCTTCGCCGGTGCGATAGCGGGCGTCGAGACCCAGGTTGTAGACGTGGTTCTCGATCTCGTACCAGGTGCTGGAGTCGCCGGTGTTGGCGCGGTGTTCGTCGAGCACAGGAATGCCCGTCGAAGGCAGGCCCACCCGCGTGCCGAAGTCCATCCAGATGAGCCAGCGCTCGGCCCACAGCGGCACGCCCAGCTCGAAGTTGCCGTAGCGGCGCGACAGCCGCAGCCCGACGCGATCCTCGCCCGTGTTGTCGAACAGGTCGGGGTCGTTGTAGAAGTCGTGGTTGTGCACGTTCGCGAAGAACGCATCGACGTGGACCCCGGCCGGATCGGCCGCGAACAGGACGCCGGCGCTGCCCTTCCCGTAGGACAGGTGGTCATGCAGGATGGTGCCCGGGTGGTCCAGATCGCCTCCCATGCGCATGAGGTCGCCACCGGTAAACGTCTCCTGGTTCCAGTAGGCCTTCATCATGAAGTTGGACGGGTGGACGGTCAGCGCCGCTTCGTCCAGGAAGGCCGCGATGTTGTTCTGGATGATGGCCTCGTCGGAGTCCAGGCGCAGCCGGACGCTCGAGTCCGTCAGGTCGGAAATCTTCGTCTCGAAGTTGAGGTCGACCGACTGCGAGGGGCGCTGCAGGCGGAAGCGCGCATCCGACCGCAGGTTCTTGGCGAACTCGAAGCGCGTCAGGTACCGGCCGCCCACGTAGACCTTCGGGTTGAGCGGGGTGTTGGATGCCGGGCGCGCGGAGTCGGCGACGGAGCCGGCCGCGACCAGCTTGCCGTCGGCGCCCACGGTCACCAGCGAGTTGGTGCCGCCGTAGGGGTCGGACTGCGTCTCCGGATTCTCGGCGTCGGCGAACCAGGAGCCGTCGGCCACGAACTTGTACTCGTGCTTGCCCGCCGGCAGCGAATGGATGATGACCCAGTTGCCCTTGCCGTCGTTCGTCAGCGGCAACTGGTCGGCGTTCCAGCCGTTGAAGCTGCCGGCCAGGGTCACGCGCGCAGCGCCGGGGTTGTGGTAGGTGAACTGGATGCCGCCGTCGACGGCGCGCGGGGGGCCGACGGTGAACTTGGCAGGAGCCTTGGCGGCCGGCGCGTTGGCTGCGGCCGCCGGGGCCGCCGTGCCGGCTGCGGCCGGCGCCGTGGCGGCATCGGCGACCGGCTTGCCGTCGCTGCCCACGCTGACCAGCGAATTGCTGCCGCCGAACGGGTCGGCCTTGCGCCGGGCGTTGTCGGCGTCCTCCTGCCAGGCGCCGTCGACGACGAACTTGTATTCGTGGTCG encodes:
- a CDS encoding glycogen-binding domain-containing protein gives rise to the protein MTVNRMTGSPRLYRALIACLVLATTVLIAAAAGAAVTAGDGGVTFTCRAPAAAAVFVAGDFNGWNATAQPLVRGDDGLWSATVALTPGDHEYKFVVDGAWQEDADNARRKADPFGGSNSLVSVGSDGKPVADAATAPAAAGTAAPAAAANAPAAKAPAKFTVGPPRAVDGGIQFTYHNPGAARVTLAGSFNGWNADQLPLTNDGKGNWVIIHSLPAGKHEYKFVADGSWFADAENPETQSDPYGGTNSLVTVGADGKLVAAGSVADSARPASNTPLNPKVYVGGRYLTRFEFAKNLRSDARFRLQRPSQSVDLNFETKISDLTDSSVRLRLDSDEAIIQNNIAAFLDEAALTVHPSNFMMKAYWNQETFTGGDLMRMGGDLDHPGTILHDHLSYGKGSAGVLFAADPAGVHVDAFFANVHNHDFYNDPDLFDNTGEDRVGLRLSRRYGNFELGVPLWAERWLIWMDFGTRVGLPSTGIPVLDEHRANTGDSSTWYEIENHVYNLGLDARYRTGEAWLLGVQGVAIDRKQQFVTGNQYGQNNTNGAMGLPFLDRTQVRFQVEAAWTPRDGLDGRLRHLWDATSGGTGAEREMAISFLAQDVANKQVQYTVLPSPAVATLDSTELSLDWRRDERSVSLWIRRSSVELDYAAIGRDAPADTNLGTHRRDSAWFAGRAGIGLPSDPRGHAELEWGLARIDHGIAGLRDRTLELILRYDRDLTRSTGLIADVRWVHYHREAAGSEDENRDFFAPFLGVRYTPIRKLDLVAAWGVDPIDYSIAYGGRQTGRWWYRQRWLFDNPTATALDAEDQLAKARVVTLRAQLQF